DNA from Salvelinus alpinus chromosome 17, SLU_Salpinus.1, whole genome shotgun sequence:
TTATTACCAGGAGCTTGGTACCTGTGGAGCCACTTCAAAGCCCGGCTTATTACCAGGAGCTTGGTACCTGTGGTGCCATAGGAGTTTTAATATGCACTGGGAAATGGCACATGCCCTCGCAAATCAGGTTTTTCCTTTGTTCTTACAGTAAACTATCAGCCTCTTACTACCTAAATGACAATTTATAAATTACAACTCAAACCTCTGCCATTATAGCACCGCACTATTCTTCAAACCACTGTAGCACAGTCAAAGTCAAGTCCGGGCCAGACATCCAGCAGAGGACGCCAATGTCACTCTAACTGTGGATTAGTGGTGGGATGGATGGATAGTGATCCTggaatgtatttttgatactctCCCTGACATACTGTCAACATCCAAGATACAATGCATGAACATTagtctgtttattgtttattgATGTTATTTTGTGCAGAAACACTTAAACTGCACAATTCCATGATATGAATATACAAAAAAAAGATAGGCCTAATGTTTAATTTGTTTCATCAGTCTGCTTGTTGTTTGTTATCTAGGCCATAGGTTTTTTGTAATGATGTATGCCATTTTTCATGACCACCAGGAGGGCCACCAGGAGGGCCAACTGACAAGCCCCTGTATGTCATgtgtatatgacaaataaacaaaaTTGAACTTGCTGGGCTTTTTGACCTTTTTTTACCTCCCCTGTTTAGTCTTTAACCCGGGACTGAATTTTCTGCTTGCTTATTTTTAGCGtgctaaataaataaacaaaaaatagAGACCTCTTCTATCGACCTCAATTAAACCTTGTAACTTCTGTACAAACATAAAACAAAACACCCATTTTTCCAAGAGCTGGGAGACATTTAGAGTGAGGTGTTTACAGTAAACACAATGCGATGGGACACGTgtttatacagtatgtacaatacTGAGTTCCCCCATCTCACTTTGCAGTTTCCTCAATGTGACGGAGCGGTTTCAATCATTGTGACTGAGTTATATTTTTGAAAGACTTTTGGTTATTGGATTCAGAACATATTTTAATAACGATGTGTACTGGCAGCTTACTGTCAAGGACTGCCCCTATGGCAGGAATCTTGGGACATTCACCTCTCGGAATGTTGCTCAGCACACATTTCAACTTTGCTTTGCCAGCAAATATCAAAGCTTACTTCCTTGACTTGCTCTCATTCCCTCTGTCTCTTCAGTGTGTGTTGAGTCCAGTGTGGAGAATTAAACTGAATAAGGAAGGACCATGCCTCTGTCTAAACCAAAGGAGCTGTTAGAACATGAGCTCAGCTGCCCCATCTGCCTGCAGCTCTACACGAATCCCGTGTATCTGCCCTGTGGCCATAACTACTGCCTGGCCTGCATTCAGAAGGCTACAGATGTCAACGGTGGAGAGAAGAGCCTTCCTCAATGCCCTGAGTGCAGAGAAGAGTACGGCGGTACAGAGACACTGCAAAGGAACTTCAAGCTCTGCGGCATCATAGAAAGCTACCGGGCCGTTGCGCCAGCCGACCACCTGAAGAGAGAGCCGCTGAAGGTGCGCTGTGACCACTGCCTGGACATAGAGACACTGGCCATCAAGACCTGCCTAAAGTGTGAGGTGTCCCTGTGTGCCAGGCACCTGCAGCACCACACTGAGAGGGAGTCCTTCAGGACCCATGACTTggtggagccccagactgagctGGGCCAGAGAGGTTGTGCCATCCACGGACGCCTGCTGGAGTACTTCTGCGCCAGCGACATGACCTCTCTCTGCGCCAACTGCTTCATTGAGGGCACCCACCAGAATCATGATGTCCTGGCGTTCGAGGCAGCCGAGGAGGAAATGAGGCGGGCCCTGGAGATTCAGAGCAAGGCGGTGGCCAACAGGCTGCAGCTGACCGAGACCCTGCTACAGAGGGCTGCTGAGGACCAGGGCACCTCTGAGGCTGTGGGAGACAAGCTGCTGTCCAAGTCTGTGGCTTTGATGGACAGCATTGCCGGCCTGGTGAGCAGGTACAAGGACAGGATGAGCCTGCTGCTGGAAAAAGAGAGAGGCCATCGGAGGGAGAGCTGGCAGAGTGGCCTGGGACTTCTAGAagaacagcagcagcagctgatgGAGGCCCACCAGCGCACCACTGAGGTcctcacagagacagagaagtgTCTGTTCATCAACAGGTTCCTGCTAATTGAACCCCAGCTCAGGGAGGTCATGACGGGCACCGTGGCCAGAGTGCCCAACAAGGTCCCTCTGAACCCCAAGCGGCTCCAGGCCAGCCTGAGGATGGAGGACTTCAGGGCAGAGATGGCTCGGCTCCTCCAGTCTCTCCACGTCCTGCTAAACCCTCTGGAGCTGACCTTTAACCTCAGCACGGCCCACACCAGCCTGCTGCTTTCCAACGACCTGCGGACAGTCAAGTACAGCGATACCAAGCAGGCCTACGCTGATAACCCAGAGAGGTTCAGTACCGCTCCCCAGGTCCTGTGCTCCCAGGGCTTCACCAGTGGGGAGCACATCTGGGTGGTGGAGGTGGGCGACCAGAGCATGTGGTCAGTGGGCTTGTGCTACAAGAGCATGCCCAGGAGGGGTGACCACAGCCGGCTGGGGCATAACACGGCCTCCTGGCGTTTGCAGTGGAAGAACAAGAAGCTGACTGCGTGCCATGCCTCCTCAAACGTGGTGCTGGCGGAGATGGCCAATCAGCCGCTGAGGGTGGAGGTGGCTCTGGACTATGAGGGGGGAACACTGATCTGCCACAGCACCAAAGACCGTCGGGAACATCTGCACACGTTCAGGGCTGTGTTCAGAGAGCCTGTGTACCCTGCGTTCAGCATCCTCTCCACCAAAGAACAGTCCTGGATCACGCTACAGAGTGGAGTGtaaccctccctcaccctccacctTAGTACGTCCACCTGGGCTTGAAATGCCTTTGCTACTGACTAACCAAAGAAATACCTTacttattattatgattattactGATAAATAGATGTGTAAAATGGGTAAATCTAAATCTCTGTTTGAAAATATCTATGAATATTCAAAAATGTTGTCCATGCTAGTCCTTTAGTTGCTCCTTTTTGTTGCACAGTACATCATTAGTCATTGTCAGTATATATGTATCTTGTTATTCACAATGAAAGGAATGCCAGCTTCTGATTGAGTTTGTTGCATGGGTAAATTCAGTAAATAGCCATATCAATGTGGTGTTATGTTATTTAGTTGTTTTAGAGCTGATATAGTGCAAAAATAATGTGCCATAGTACATGTGAATATCAGCTACTTTATTTTCAAATTTCACAGTTGTTGACAACATGACAAGAA
Protein-coding regions in this window:
- the LOC139542577 gene encoding E3 ubiquitin/ISG15 ligase TRIM25-like; its protein translation is MPLSKPKELLEHELSCPICLQLYTNPVYLPCGHNYCLACIQKATDVNGGEKSLPQCPECREEYGGTETLQRNFKLCGIIESYRAVAPADHLKREPLKVRCDHCLDIETLAIKTCLKCEVSLCARHLQHHTERESFRTHDLVEPQTELGQRGCAIHGRLLEYFCASDMTSLCANCFIEGTHQNHDVLAFEAAEEEMRRALEIQSKAVANRLQLTETLLQRAAEDQGTSEAVGDKLLSKSVALMDSIAGLVSRYKDRMSLLLEKERGHRRESWQSGLGLLEEQQQQLMEAHQRTTEVLTETEKCLFINRFLLIEPQLREVMTGTVARVPNKVPLNPKRLQASLRMEDFRAEMARLLQSLHVLLNPLELTFNLSTAHTSLLLSNDLRTVKYSDTKQAYADNPERFSTAPQVLCSQGFTSGEHIWVVEVGDQSMWSVGLCYKSMPRRGDHSRLGHNTASWRLQWKNKKLTACHASSNVVLAEMANQPLRVEVALDYEGGTLICHSTKDRREHLHTFRAVFREPVYPAFSILSTKEQSWITLQSGV